A single region of the Halorussus gelatinilyticus genome encodes:
- a CDS encoding BGTF surface domain-containing protein, whose translation MFDTALHRQVVLAALVALAGVAGAAAGASAAADDVSAHSVQQLDSSVAQTDETNQSENVTASFVHDGEKLDISPISEQNVTTRTNAAAGTTLNLVLRKNGSFVDQREATVSKNGTATVSIYSQNLRLRPHSEISLVVRYDGRTLAETTGVVKETSVEFVHDGERLVLENTANQTVKLRTDAEPGEKVVVKIEGESFGIMTPEVVAADGTANATFDLSDVPSGTEVNLTLQSSSKVTEGVILNESAMATETTTDAPTETTTDDTATTTDEIETTTQGDNESGIPGFGVPVALLALVAGVAHARRA comes from the coding sequence GTGTTCGACACAGCCCTCCACCGGCAGGTAGTCCTCGCCGCGCTGGTCGCCCTCGCGGGCGTCGCTGGCGCGGCCGCGGGCGCATCCGCGGCGGCAGACGACGTATCGGCGCACTCGGTACAGCAACTCGACTCGTCAGTCGCACAGACCGACGAAACCAATCAGAGCGAGAACGTCACGGCGTCGTTCGTCCACGACGGCGAGAAACTCGACATAAGCCCTATCAGCGAACAGAACGTCACCACTCGAACGAACGCGGCCGCCGGGACGACGCTTAATCTCGTATTGCGAAAGAACGGTAGCTTCGTCGACCAGCGTGAGGCAACAGTCTCGAAGAACGGTACCGCGACAGTCTCCATCTACTCTCAAAATCTCCGCCTGAGACCGCACTCCGAGATATCGCTCGTCGTTCGCTACGACGGCCGGACTCTCGCCGAGACGACCGGGGTCGTGAAAGAGACCTCCGTCGAGTTCGTTCACGACGGCGAGCGCCTCGTGCTCGAAAACACTGCAAACCAGACCGTCAAACTACGGACCGACGCCGAACCGGGCGAGAAGGTAGTAGTCAAGATAGAGGGCGAATCGTTCGGCATAATGACTCCGGAGGTCGTCGCGGCGGACGGAACTGCCAACGCAACGTTCGACCTGAGCGACGTGCCGTCCGGGACCGAAGTCAACCTCACCCTCCAATCCAGTTCGAAGGTGACCGAAGGTGTAATCCTGAACGAGTCGGCGATGGCGACCGAGACGACGACGGACGCGCCGACCGAGACGACCACCGACGATACAGCAACGACCACCGACGAAATCGAAACGACCACGCAGGGCGACAACGAGTCCGGCATCCCCGGATTCGGCGTCCCGGTAGCGCTCCTCGCGTTGGTCGCCGGCGTCGCGCACGCGCGGCGCGCCTGA